The DNA window AGCCGCAAACGCCTGTCCAATCAACAGTGTAAACAAAATAAAAAGGTATTTCATATTAGACCCAACAGATTGATAATGTAGCTATTATAGTCAACTGGCGGACTTTAGCAGCCACAGATGAATAATTTCTCTCAGTGGCAAATTGAACACGCTAGTCCACAAAGCGCCCTTTTATTTCCAAAATTTCAGCCAACACCTTGTCAAACAACACGACTAATTTCGGGTCAAAATGGCGACCGCTCTGATCACGAATAAAAGTCAGTGCTTCGTCAATTGTCCAGGCCTTTTTGTAGGGGCGTTCACTCGTTAGCGCATCAAATACATCGGCAAGCGCCACGATTCGTCCTTCAATGGGGATAGCATCGCCAGCGAGACCATTCGGATAGCCACTGCCATCCCATTTTTCATGATGTGTTAATGCAACCGTTTTAGCCATTTTCAAGATATCTGAATCGTCTTCACCAAGAATATCAGCCCCTATTTGCGGATGGGATTTCATGATTTCAAATTCTTCATCCGTTAGCTTACCCGGTTTCAACAGGATGTTATCTGGGATCCCAATTTTTCCAATATCATGCATAGGCGCTGCGTGAAGAAGCAATTCAGCGTGCGTTTCGCATAAACCGTATGCCCGAGCAAGTGCCTGTGAGTAATAACTCATCCGCATGACGTGCATGCCTGTTTCATTGTCTTTATATTCTGCAGCTCGACCCAACCTTTGAATGATTTGCAAACGCGTTTCTTTCAAGGTATCGGCCTGCACCAGAGACAAGTGTGTCTTGACTCGAGCACGCACAATCGCCGCGGACACTGGTTTGGTGATGTAATCCACCGCGCCCAGCTCCAAGCCTTGTGCCTCATCAGATTCTTCATTTAATGCCGTGACGAAAATGACTGGGATTGTTTGTGTTGGTAGCGTTGACTTTAAGGCTTTGCACACTTCCAACCCCGTCATGTCCGGCATCATGATGTCCAACAGAATAAGATCGGGCTTACTATTGTTTACCAAACGCAATGCTTCTTCACCGCTTTTGGCAAAGCTGAGCCGATAATCATCTTGCAATATTTGTTTTAAAACACGCAGATTGGCTGGCTCATCATCCACGACCAATATTTGAGGCTTCACACTCAACATCATTCTTTATCCTCAATCAGCGCTTTAATGGTCTTAACCAATTCATCCAACTTTTGCTCTGCGTCTTCAAATTCGAAGTCATTTACTCTATCGATAATGACGTTAATCTCCGGTGTAAACGGTGTCGCTGACCGCGTGAGTGTTTCTATCAATTTCTCGTCGAATTCATGGCGTTTGACCACACTTTGAAGGTTCGTCAGTATCGATAAAAGTGCTTGGTGACTAGTTTCTTCTGCGGATCGAGGTGACGTTTCACTGGCGCGAGATTCCACTCGTTCCCTCACTTTCTGAGCAGCGTCAAAAATCAAGGCTATTTGCGCCTTGCAAGTTTCAGGGCTGTGCTGTAAATCGTTTTCAAGCGTTTCCAAG is part of the Pseudoalteromonas xiamenensis genome and encodes:
- a CDS encoding two-component system response regulator; protein product: MLSVKPQILVVDDEPANLRVLKQILQDDYRLSFAKSGEEALRLVNNSKPDLILLDIMMPDMTGLEVCKALKSTLPTQTIPVIFVTALNEESDEAQGLELGAVDYITKPVSAAIVRARVKTHLSLVQADTLKETRLQIIQRLGRAAEYKDNETGMHVMRMSYYSQALARAYGLCETHAELLLHAAPMHDIGKIGIPDNILLKPGKLTDEEFEIMKSHPQIGADILGEDDSDILKMAKTVALTHHEKWDGSGYPNGLAGDAIPIEGRIVALADVFDALTSERPYKKAWTIDEALTFIRDQSGRHFDPKLVVLFDKVLAEILEIKGRFVD